From the Streptococcus halotolerans genome, the window CTTTAGGCGCTAGCTGTTAGTTTGCTCTATATTTCTCGCTCAAATCTTTTCAACTCGAGTGATGGGAAGGATTTTGGATTGTAATGTCTAGTATTGTCAGTGTAAAACATGAGCGACTTTTCCTTAGCGGTGGTTATTTATTCTTAAACAGTTTGGTGTTAGTGTATTTTTCACCATAAGCAACCATCAATTCTAAAATGGGTAAAAGGTCTCTTCCTTTATCAGTTAGTGAATATTCCACTCTAAGTGGTACTTCTGGATAGACACAACGGTTAATCAATTGATCGTGTTCCATCTCTTTGAGTTGTTTAGTGAGTGATCCTTGGGATAGCCCCCCGAGATGGCGCTGAATGTCACTAAAGCGTTTATCCTCATCTATTAGATAATCTAAAATCATCAATTTCCAGCGCCCTGTCATGATATTTTGTGTATATAACAGATGAAAAATGGGTGTCGGATTTTCTAAATCTTCTTCATGAAATCCTTTTGGACAGATTTTAGCCATAGTATACCTCAATAATTGTTAATTAATCTGATTGGTTGAAAGCTTAAAAGGAATGAATTCAACACAAAAGTGTACCTGGTCGTAAAATATTGCCGTCTTCACAACTAATCAGATCGGTGATAGACTTATTTTATCAAAAAAAGAGAAAAGAGAATAAAAAATGACTTCACAAAAACAAATGAAAATTGTCTTACAAATGGTATCAGGCTATGGGGGTGAATTTAAAACTTGGCGATTACCCGAAGCTAAGGCAGATGCCTATTCGGACATGGATCTCTATGTTGAATTAGCACAATTAGCTGAAAAAGGGAAAATCCATGCGCTTTTTATGGCTGATACACCAGCTTTAGTTAATGACTTAGAGACGAACACGCCCATGCATTCAATGGATCCCTTGATTGCAATGACGTCTGTGGCACGTGCGACGTCACATATCGGCTTAGTGGGAACTTTTTCGACAACCTTTAATGAACCTTATAATCTAGCTCGGCATTTAAAAGCCTTAGATGTTATTAGTCGCGGTCGAGTGGGGTGGAACGCTGTCACAACCTCGACCCCTCAAACAGCAGCGAATTTTGGAACCCACATTGCTAATCGTGCAGAGCGTTATGAGAGGGCTCATGAAATGATTGAAGCTGTTCAATCATTATGGGGGTCATGGGGAGAACATGCCTATAAACATGATAAGGAAACAGGGCACTTTGCAGATAGCTCACAGATAAAACCAGTTCACTATCAGGGGCAATACCTGTCAACAGTGGGACCTTTGCCAATCCCACCCTCTGAACAAGGACAGCCAGCTATTTTTCAAGCAGGACCAAGTGGTGAAGGGATAAAACTTGCAGGCCGTTTTGCTTCAGGTGTTTATGCTAATCCATTTACGATTGAAGAATCACGTGAATATCGGGAAATACTCCGCCAAAGCGCTGTTGAACACGGTCGTTCTGCCGATGATATTAACATCTTTACAGGATTTATGTTTACCATTGCCGACACACGTGAGGAGGCTTTGGCCCGTCGTCGTCAAGTGATGAACTTTGATCCTGTGGAAACAGAGCAACGTCTCGACTACTTGTCAGCTATGGTTGGTGTCAATCTCAAAAGTTTAGATGTTGAGCGTCCTCTTCCACAAGGTGTTAGAGAGATGTTGCAGGCACATTGGCAAGATCCACGTTCTCCAAGAGCAGTTGAATTGCTTAAAGAAGGCTATTCTCCAATGGATACATTAGCTATGGGCGTAATCAACTACCATCCTGTTGTTGTCGGTACAGCCAAGGATGTTGCTGATTTTCTCCAAGAATGGTTTGAATCAGGTGCAACAGACGGTTTTTCTATTGTCCCAGATTTAGCGCATGATGGGGTGAAACGTTTTGTAGAAGAGGTTGTTCCAATTTTACAGGAACGTGGTATTTTCCATAAAGATTATGAAGGAGCGACCCTTCGTGAGAATTTGGACTTGCCTTATCAATATGGTTTGAGAGAAGAAGACTAAACTACTGGAAAGATAAGAGTGTTAGCACTTTTATCTTTTTTAGTTATTGACTTTGTAAAAAATCTTTCATATAGTTGTAGTTACTAACACAAGATTATGGGAGGGACTATGCTTCAAACAATTATGTCAGCTTTGGCTGTTTTTGTTTCGACTAGTATTGATTATGTTGTCTTGCTCTTTATCATTTTTGCGAGTTTGGGACGAAAGCAATTTGTAAAGGTTTTGACTGGTCAATATATTGGTATCTCGTTGCTGGTGATTGTTAGCCTTCTAATTGCCTATCTTTTTCGTTTTATTCCAGAAGATTGGATGATAGGATTACTTGGCTTTATTCCAATAGCTTTAGGAATTCGCTATGCCTTTTATGGCGAAGCAGAAGAAGATGACGAAGCGGTTAAAACAAAGCTTGATAACGAAAGAGAGGTTTTGTTAGCTGTGACGACTTTGACAATTGCCTCTGGAGCGGATAACTTAGGTGTTTATATCCCTTATTTTGCAGGTCTTTCTTGGGATCAACTGACGATTGCTCTGTTAATATTTATTGTAGCCACTTTTCTGCTTAATTGGACAATCTACCAGGTCGCTGACAATTCTTGGATAGCTGATGCAGTTGAGAGAGTTGAAAAACGGCTGTTACCTCTGGTCTTGATTGGACTTGGACTTTATCTGTTAATAGAGAATGGAACGGTAAGTCACCTATTGAACATAGGCTAATCTCATCAGAAATCAATGTTTTCGTAATTGGTTGGCCAAAAAAAATAAAAAAATCGCATAAAAAACTTGCATCTTTTGAAAAAGAATGATATTATGATAAAGGTTTTGAAATAAAACTGACCTAAGACAGCAGGGGAGCACGACTCATAAACATCCTGCCGAGGCACAAAACGTAACGAATAAATTGTAACGTATTGTACTTTCGTGTCTAGGTTTAGGTGCGATTTTTTTGTGCCTAGCCCAAAAAATAAAAACGGAGGTAAAACTACTAATGAGTGAAGCAATTATTGCTAAAAAAGCTGAACAAGTCTCAGTTGTTGCTGAGAAAATGAAAGCTGCAGCATCTATCGTAGTTGTCGATTCACGTGGACTTACAGTTGATCAAGATACTGTACTTCGTCGTAATCTTCGTGAAAGCGATGTTGAGTTTAAAGTAATTAAAAACTCAATTTTGTCACGTGCTGCTGAAGAAGCTGGACTTTCAGAACTTAAAGAACTTTTTGTTGGACCATCTGCTGTAGCCTTTTCTAACGAAGATGTTATCGCACCAGCTAAAGTTATCAGCGAATTCGCTAAAGACGCAGAAGCTCTTGAGATTAAAGGTGGTGTTGTTGACGGTTCATTCACATCTGTGGAAGAAATCAACGCTCTTGCATCACTTCCAAACAAAGAGGGTATGCTATCTATGCTCCTTTCTGTTCTTCAAGCGCCAGTTCGCAACGTTGCATACGCTGTCAAAGCTGTTGCAGAAAAAGACGAAGACGGTGCTGCATAAGCATCTCTTCGCAACTCGTAGCCTAAGGTTACAAACATTTTATATTATATCATCTATACTTGGAGGAAATTACAATGGCATTGAACATTGAAAACATTATTGCTGAAATTAAAGAAGCTACTATTCTTGAGCTTAACGACCTTGTAAAAGCTATCGAAGAAGAATTTGGTGTAACTGCAGCTGCTCCTGTAGCTGCAGCTGCAGCAGGTGCTGCTGACGCAGGTGCTGCTAAAGATTCATTCGACGTAGAATTGACAGCTGCTGGTGACAAAAAAGTTGGCGTTATCAAAGTTGTTCGTGAAATCACAGGCGAAGGTCTTAAAGAAGCTAAAGCTATCGTTGATGGTGCACCATCAGTTATTAAAGAAGGTGCTTCAGAAGCAGAAGCTAACGAAATCAAAGAAAAACTTGAAGCAGCAGGTGCTTCAGTTACTCTTAAATAATTATTTTTATAGCTTAACAGCTTAAAAATATGATTAAACCGCTATTCTTAGGAGTAGCGGTTTTTTGTGCGTTATATGATTTTTGGCTCTTTGTCAACTGTAGTGGGTTGACTTATAGCTAACACCGAGAGAGGACCAGTTTGGTCTTCTCTTTTGTTGTATTCAAAGCAAGATAAATCCGTTTTTTTGAAGTTTTCATCTTCCTAAAGCTAAAAGCATTTCGCTTAATGACTTTAATAAGGTTGTTGGTCGCCTCTGGTTTGGCATTGGAATAAGGTAGTTTCAGAGCATTAATAATCTTCTCTTTGTCTTTTAGAAAGGTTGACAAGACGGTCTTGAAGATGGGATGGACCTGTTTGATGGTATCAGAAATGAGTTCAAAGAAGTGTTTCTCCTGCTTTTCTTGGTAATGAAAGAGAAAGCATTGGAAGAGGTCATAGTGGTGACGTAGCTCATCAGAGTAGCTCAAAAGACGTTGCACAATCTCTTGATTGGTCAAGTGCATGCGAAAAGTTGGACGATAAAACCGTTTATCGTTTAGGTTACGACTATCTTGTTGGATGAGTTTCCAGTAACGTTTCAAGGCCTTATAGTCGTAAGATTGATGCTCAAATTGGTTCATGATTTGGATACGGAAACGGTTCATGGCACGAGATAACTGTTGAACAATGTGGAACCTATCGAGAACAATCTTAGCCTTAGGAAACAGTTGCTTAGCGATGTCATAGTAGGGACTAAACATATCCATGGTGATGACTTTGACACGACTGCGCACCTTGTGAGAATACCGCATGAAATGATTTCTGATGACAGCTTGCGTCCGCCCATCAAGGATAGCGATAATCTTGTTAGCATCGAAATCTTGGGCAATAAAGCTCATCTTTCCCTTCTTGAAAGCATACTCATCCCAGGACATGTTCTCAGGTAACCAGGTTAAATCGGTCTTGCATTCAAAGCGGTTGAGTTGCCGATAGACGGTTGACACAGAGACAGACAGGTCTTCAGCGATTTTTGTCATTGCCTCACGACTCATGAGTTTGTCGGTGATTTTGTGGTTAATGATGTTGGGAATCTGGTGATTTTCTCTGACGAGAGAGGTCTTAGCGACAGCCATTTTCCCACACGCTTGACATTTGAAGCGACGCTTTTTGAGACGAATCAGTACTTTACAACCCGCCATTTCCAGATAGGGAATTTTGCATGGCTTTTGGAAGTCGTACTTTGCCATTTTATCTTGACAATCAGGGCATTGCGGGGCATTATAATCTAACTTGGCATGATATTCTCTGTGAGTGAAGAACTTGTCAAATGTCTTTTCAAAAGTGATGTTAGGATCTTTAATGTCAAGCGAATCTTTGATATCATCTAGTTGTTCCATATGAGTCTTTCTAATGAGTGGTTTGGTTGCTCTTCATTATAAGTCATATGGGACTTTTTTGCTATATTCAAAAAGACTCCATAATCTCTGAGGAGAATTTACCCACTACAGAAATTATAGAGCCTGATTTTTTTAATTGGGATTATGTTTTGGAAAAGTGGAGAATAATACTATCCCAGTCTTTTTTTTCAAATTGTAGATGGATGCCTGAGTATATTAACTCAGTTCCGGAAATTACAGCGCTATTTTTTTCAAAAATATAATCAGCATCTGGATTTAGATAGGGTATTTTGATTATATGGTGATGTTCATTGACATGGAATCTATTTCTAAAAACAGTGAGAATATATTCGGATTTGTTCTTGCTTTCAAACAACCACGCAGTCAGATTACTATTAAAGGGTGAAGAGAGCCTATAGAAATTTGAGGATGAAATCAGTTTACGGTCGTGTTTATACTGATCAATATGTTCCTTCACTAGAATAGTATCACACGTTTCTAAGTCAAGAATATCAAGTTCATATCCCATATTGGTTGAAGAAGCTAAATTTTGGCGTGTAGTAAGCGGCGTCTGCCTCTGCGTTTGATGGTTAGGAGTTACAGAAACGTGGCCAGTCATTTGATAAGGGTGAAAAAGATAACTAGCCCCATATTGGATCTCTTGTCTATCTAAGCCATCTGTGTTATCACTAGCCCATGTTTGTGGGAAATAGTAAAGCATTCCAAAATCAAATCGTCCTCCGCCACTCGAGCAGTTTTCAAATAATACATTAGGGAATTTGGACGTTAACTGATTGATTACTTTGTAAAGCCCAAGCATATACTGGTGTGAATATGCTTTAGGGTGTTGCAATGTATTGATTTGGCTAAATGGTTCGGTAATATGTCTATTCATGTCCCATTTAATATAGTCAATTTTATAATTGTGAATGAAGTTTGATAGGGTTGAAATTAGAAAGTCCTGCACTTCAATTTGTGCTAAGTCTAAAACATATTGATTCCTTCCAAGTAGTGGTTCATACCACTTAGATTTCATAATCCAGTCAGGATGCTTATTGAGCAATTGACTATCAGGAGAAACCATCTCAGGCTCGAACCAGATACCAAATTTTAATCCAAGTAAATGAGCTTTATTAATTATGTGATGTAAATCATTTGGAAACTTTCTCTTATCTATCAACCAATCACCCAGAGAGGTTTTCGAATTATTGCGTCCTAAGAACCAGCCATCGTCTAAGATAACGGCCTCGAAACCAAGCTCACATGCTTTATTAACTAGTGAATCCATTTTTTGCTCATTCACATCAAAATAGGACATTTCCCAACTGTTTATGAGAATAGGAGCAGTGCCATTCCGAAAATGTGGTGGAACAATATGATTAGTTGCAAAATCATGAAAAATTTGGGACATCCCATTAAATCCAATTGAACTATAAACTAAAACTGCTTGAGGACTGTAGAAACTCTGATTTTTTTCTAAGGTCCAAGAAAAGTGGTCAGAATTTAAACCGATTTGGAGACGTATTTGATTATATTGGTCACGTTCAACCAGCTCTGTATGGTTACCACTATAAATAAGAGTTAATGCGTGTACTTCTCCAGATGTTTCCGAATTATTTTCGCTTAAAGCTATAAACGGGACATGTTGTGGACCGCTTGCACCGCGAGATGTACCAGTTTTAAATTGGCCGTGATGAATTTTGTGCGAGTCAAGTTGAAATTCTTTTTGGTGTGAACCATGCATTGTCGTAACATTTTGGCCTTGGTAGTAACAATCAATCGATGCACTTGCTAACTGCTCAACGGATAATATAGCACTTCCGTGATTTGTAATTTTACTAGAACGAATGATAGCATTGCTATTTTCAAAAATACTGTAGTATAGATCAACTTTTACCTTAGCAATGTCATCAATCATAGAAATAATTAGGGTTCTAGCCAAGTCTTCACTGGACTCTCTAGCTTGAGGTAATTCAGGAATACGAGGTAACCCATTGATAATTTTATGGCTATGATATTTCAGCCTAATTTGATCAATAGTCATATTTCGCGTAACACGAATAGCAGGATTCTTAAAGTCACCTTGATATGACTGCGGGAATTCCATTGGAAGAAATTCTAAACTAAACTCAGGTCTATTAGCGTATGGGGATGCTGCAAAAGTTTTTTTATACATTGGTACTTGATTGTGTTTTCCATAGTCTCTTAATGCTTTTCCCCAGTAACGATGAGCTAAGTAGGTGTTATGCACAATTTCAATGATATAACTAATATCACCATTTGTAAGATGGAACAGTTGAGTTTCCTCAGAAAAAGAAATATTAAGTGTCATGAGCGAATTCCTTTCTATAGTTAGTTGGCGAGAGTCCTGTGTATTTTTTAAAAAATTTTGAAAAACTAAGCACATCAGAAAAGCCGACGTAACCTGCAACAATGTTAATAGCGTCCTGAGTTTGTAGGAGCAATTCTTTTGATTTTTTTATTTTTAGATTGATAAGATATTGTTTTGGTGAGATTCCTTGTTCTTCTTTAAATAAATTTGCAAAATAATTGGGATGAAGCCCTACAAAATTAGCAATGTCAGAAATCTGAATAGCCTCGTGGTAATGTAATTCCATATAATGAATAGCAAGTGAAGATAAGGACTGCTTTGATTGATAATCCAACATTTCAATCTCATCAACAAGTTTTCCAAGTAGATGGTACATCAGTCCGTTAATTTTTAAGAACGAACTAAACGAGTTATCTGATATTTGCAGTATCTCTCGGATAATATCTTCATATTTTGCTGCATTTTGACAGTCAAAAACAAATTGATTGCGTGCAGCAACTTGATAAATAAAATGCGATTTGATTCCTAAAAATCCAAACCAAGAGTATTGAAACGGATGTTTAAAATCTGACTGGTAGTGAAAAGCATATCCTGCTGGAATGATAAATAGTTGATTAGGAGTGACTTGGTAAGTTTTTCCCTCGATTGTAAAAGTTCCACAACCGTCTCTCACAAAATGAATGACATGATAATCTTTGCCACGTAATTCATAGCTATAACCTGGGGTACAGTGCTCAATCCCACTACTATATAGGATTAGATCAGATATGCTTTTGTTATTGAAATCTGTAAAGCGATCTGTATATTGTTTAAGGTAATGTTTCATAGTGACAGTATACAATATCTTTAAGATGAATGGTATATAATCTTAGAAATTTCCATATTTTCCTTAAATTATACTATGTTTATAAATTGTAAAAAGGGCTATTATAAGTCTATAGAAACAATAAAAAGAATAGAAAAGAAGATATGAAAAATCACTATAAGAATAAGATTCATTTAGAGCCACCGCAAGGGCTTATTAACGATCCAAATGGACTGAGTTATTTTAACGGTGAATACTATGTGTTTCATCAATGGAATCGTTTTTCATGTAATCATACCTATAAAGAATGGGGATTATTTAAGTCGAAAGACTTGCTAACTTGGGAACACAAAGGTTCTGCCATATTACCAGACAGTCAGATAGATTCACACGGTGTCTATTCGGGTTCTGCTGTTGTCGCGGAGGATAAACTTAGAATTTTCTATACAGGTAACACCAAAAGTAAGTTTGGGAGAAAATCTTATCAGTGTTTGGTGGAGAGTGAGGATGGGCAAACCTTTATTAAGAAAAGTAGTTTTGAAACTCCAAATAATTTGACAGAACATCATCGTGATCCAAAAGTATTTTACTTCAATAATACTTGGCATATGCTTATTGGAAGTCAAAATTTAAATGATAGAGGAACTATTGCTTTATACACATCGGATAACCTAGAAGAGTGGCATTATCAAGGGATTTTTTTTGAATCGCCTAAACTAGAGCAAATGTGTGAATGTCCAGATTTGATTGACTTTGGTGAACAACAAGTGTTGCTAGCCTGTCCCCAGAAGCGAAATGTTTTTGAAGATACTGCTATCTCTAGTTATTCAGGATACTACATTGGTAAAATTGTAAATCAAAGTTTTCAATCATTTACAGACTTTTCTTCAGTAGATGATGGTTTTGATTTTTATGCTCCTCAAACGTTTAGAGATCCAAAAGGACGATGTCTGATGTGGGCATGGATGAGCCGAATGTCTGAACAAGAAGAGCAAGCTTGCCCAACCAAGATGTTTGGCTATATGCACTGTTTAACAATGCCTAGAGAAGTTGTTCTAGAAAATGGTGTGCTGCTTCAAAAGCCATTAGAGGAATTTCTTAATCAAAGAAGGACGCTAGAGATAGATTATTCTAATTGGTTTATTTTTGAGCAAAAAGAGGACGTACTTTTGTTTGAAGTTGACTTTTTTGAAACAGCAACAAAGTTTCAGATGGAACTAGCAGAAGGGAATGTAACGCTCACTTATAGGAACAACCAACTTTCACTAAAAAGACAAAGTTGGCTGGATAATCAAATGCAAGCAAAATTAATCAAAATAAAAGAAATAAAAAAGTTACAAGCATTTATTGACCAATCTTCGTTAGAAATATTTATCAATAATGGAGAAAAGGTTATGTCCTTAAGGTACTTTCCTAAAACTCCAAATAAAGTCCATCAATTTAACTGTGATACCAATCACAAAGCTACACTATCAAAAATAGAAATAGGAGAAGAAAATGGATAACAAAACATTAGCAAGAGAAATACTCGACAATGTTGGAGGTATTAAGAACATAAAATCTGCTCAACATTGTGCTACTAGACTACGTATCATTACTAAGAATCAAGAATTAGTTGATGTTAAAGCCATTGAGAATCTCGACAAGGTTAAAGGAAGTTTTTATAACTCTGGACAATATCAAATTATTCTAGGAACTGGACTTGTTGACAAGGTCTATGAAGAATTTATGCCTCTAATTGGACAAGAGACAACAGCCAAGGTTGAAGATGAACTGCCTGGATCAGAAAAAATAACTTTTAGGAGAGCCATTAGAATATTTGGTGACGTTTTCGTGCCAATCATTCCAGTATTGGTGGCGACTGGTCTTTTCATGGGATTACGTGGCCTGCTCACACAAGAGGCCATACTAAGTGTGCTCGGATTAACACCAGGTGATGTTCCGGTTCAACTAATTCAATTCACTCAAATCTTAACAGATACAGCATTTGCTTTTCTACCAGCCTTAGTTGCATGGTCAACGTTTAAAATTTTTGGCGGTACACCTATTATCGGGCTAGTATTAGGTTTGATGCTTGTTCATTCTATTTTACCGAGTGCCTACGCTGTGGGGGCAGGGGAAGCGGAACCATTGATTTTCTTTGGCTTTATTAAAGTCGTCGGTTATCAAGCTTCTGTTTTGCCGGCTTTTATGACAGCTATCGCAACTGCAACTATTGAGAAATGGTTCAAAAAAGTTATTCCAGACTCACTGGATTTGATTTTACGACCGTTTCTAACCTTACTCTGTGGTTTGATTTTAGGTTTATTTATCATCGGTCCAGTCTTCCATGAAGTTGAAAATTATGTATTAGCGGCTGTTAAATTCTTATTAACCTTGCCATTTGGGCTTGGAGGTCTTATTTATGGGTCTTTTGGTCAATTGCTAGGTATTATAGGAATTCACCATATCCTTAGCCTTTTAGAAATCAATATGTTAGCAAAAGATGGCTGGAATTTGCTCAATCCTGTTGGTACGTGTGGCAATGTCGCACAAGCAGGAGCTGTTTTAGCAATTGCGGTTAAGACGGCTTCAAATAAAATGAAACAAATTGCTTATCCGTCAGCCTTATCAGCTGCTTTGGGAATTACGGAACCTGCTGTGTTTGGTGTTACTTTACGACTTGGTAAACCGTTTATCATGTCAATGATTGGAGGCGGCGTTGGTGGTTTCTTTGCTTCAATTTTCCAACTAAGGGCTACGGGATTAGGTTTGACGGGTATTCCAGGAACATTGCTATATCTCAACGGACAATTACCTCTATACATTCTGACAAACTTAATCGCATTTGCTACTGCATTTGCATTGACGTGGGTGTTTGGATACAAGAAAGACGACACATTATAAGTAATAAAGAGTGGAATTTGATAAATTATTCTGATTTATTAATAATTCCACTCTTTTATATATTCATACAAGTAAGGTATAGTCAAATGAATTGCCATTGCTAGATTGTCACTTTTGAATGATTAACAATATTTCTCATAATTGATAATAGTTGACAAAATATCACAGGGGGTTTACTATTTAATTGAATAGTTTAGGAGTTATCATTATGGAAGAAAAAATAGTAGCATACAAAAATAATTTATATCAAGTATTATCAAAATTAACAAAAGGACTCGGTAGTGAGAAGCGTTTAGAAATTTTAAATGCTTTACTGCATGGCGCTAAAACTGTAGATGCTATTGCTAAAGTGACAGGTTTGTCAGTAGCTAATACGTCAAGACACTTGCAAGTCTTAAAAGAAGGGGCGCTTGTTGTTACGACTAGAGAAGGAAATTTTATTCGTTATCGTCTAGCTTCTAAAAAAATAGCTGAGTTGCTTCTTTTGTTATGCCATGTGGGAGAAGAACAATTGACAGATATGAGAGTAATCGAAAATGACTATGACCAGGAAATCGCCGTTAGGAAAGTCGAACTGGATGAAGCGTTAGAAATGGCAAAGGATGATAAAGCTGTTTTACTAGATGTGAGACCATTTGAAGAATTTGAATCAGGTCATCTACCAAATGCAGTTAACTTACCAATGGATGAGTTTGAATCGCAAAAATATAAACTCCCGATTGAGAAAACAATTATCGTTTATTGTAGGGGGAGACTTTGTGGTTATGCCAATCTTGCTGCTAAAGACCTTCAAGAATTGGGTTATGATACTTATAGTCTTAATCGTAGTTTTTCAGACTGGAAATGGGGATAAAAATAATAAAAATGGGGGCTGAGCATGTTATCAGCCCCCTCGTTTTTTACTGAATGTAATGATTCTATAGGTTTGAAACAAAATAGTTGCTTCTTTTTTTGGGTGTGTTATGATTCAATTATTCAATAAAATGATTGAATACGTAAAACAGGAACGTGTTCAGTCAAAAAAAATTAGAAGTGGTATTCAATAATTTGGTTGAATACAGGAGGTTGATATGACTAAACAAGTAATAACAGATAATTTTGCTAAAGAAATTGAAACAGGTGTTTCTCTGGTAGATTTTGGTGCAACTTGGTGCCCACCTTGTCAAATGATGGAGCCAGTGATTGATGAACTATCTCGTGACTTTGCTGGAAAGGCAACTATTGTAAAGGTAGATGTTGATCAGTCTCCTGAACTAGCACAGATGTTTAATATTCGTTCTATTCCAACTATGATTTTCTTTAAAGATGGACAAGCAATAGATGCTACTCTTGGCGTTCAATCTAAAAAATCATTAGCAGAGAAAATTGAAGCAAGCTTATAGGAGATGATGATGTACGATGCTATTATTGTAGGGTCTGGTCCAGCAGGTTATACCGCTGCTATTTATTTAAGTAGAGCTGGTTTAAACAATAAGTTGATTTCTGGTTATTCAGAAGGCGGACAGTTAACAACGACTACTTTGGTTGAGAATTATCCTGGTTTTGAAGTTGGCGTCGATGGTAATGAGCTTGTTAAAAGCATGCGTCGGCAAGCTTCTTCTTTCGGAACTGAAATGGTTTTTGGTCAAGTCGAGAAAATAGAAGGGGAACAGTCACCGTTTAAAGTATATGTTGATAATGGAGAGGTCATTGAGACCAAGGCTGTTATTATTGCAACAGGTTCTAGTGCTAAATACTTAGGGATTGAAGGCGAAGAAGAGGCTGTTGGTAAAGGTGTCAGTGCCTGCGCAACCTGCGATGGTTTCTTTTATAAAGAGAAAGAAGTAGTAGTCGTTGGTGGTGGTGATGTGGCTATGGAAGAAGCCTTATTTCTGACACGGTTTGCTTCTAAAGTGACGATTGTGCACCGACGTGATATCTTGAGAGCATCAGATATAATGGTACAGCGAGCTAAAGGTAATGATAAGATT encodes:
- a CDS encoding ISL3 family transposase, with protein sequence MEQLDDIKDSLDIKDPNITFEKTFDKFFTHREYHAKLDYNAPQCPDCQDKMAKYDFQKPCKIPYLEMAGCKVLIRLKKRRFKCQACGKMAVAKTSLVRENHQIPNIINHKITDKLMSREAMTKIAEDLSVSVSTVYRQLNRFECKTDLTWLPENMSWDEYAFKKGKMSFIAQDFDANKIIAILDGRTQAVIRNHFMRYSHKVRSRVKVITMDMFSPYYDIAKQLFPKAKIVLDRFHIVQQLSRAMNRFRIQIMNQFEHQSYDYKALKRYWKLIQQDSRNLNDKRFYRPTFRMHLTNQEIVQRLLSYSDELRHHYDLFQCFLFHYQEKQEKHFFELISDTIKQVHPIFKTVLSTFLKDKEKIINALKLPYSNAKPEATNNLIKVIKRNAFSFRKMKTSKKRIYLALNTTKEKTKLVLSRC
- a CDS encoding winged helix-turn-helix transcriptional regulator, which produces MAKICPKGFHEEDLENPTPIFHLLYTQNIMTGRWKLMILDYLIDEDKRFSDIQRHLGGLSQGSLTKQLKEMEHDQLINRCVYPEVPLRVEYSLTDKGRDLLPILELMVAYGEKYTNTKLFKNK
- a CDS encoding NtaA/DmoA family FMN-dependent monooxygenase (This protein belongs to a clade of FMN-dependent monooxygenases, within a broader family of flavin-dependent oxidoreductases, the luciferase-like monooxygenase (LMM) family, some of whose members use coenzyme F420 rather than FMN.); amino-acid sequence: MTSQKQMKIVLQMVSGYGGEFKTWRLPEAKADAYSDMDLYVELAQLAEKGKIHALFMADTPALVNDLETNTPMHSMDPLIAMTSVARATSHIGLVGTFSTTFNEPYNLARHLKALDVISRGRVGWNAVTTSTPQTAANFGTHIANRAERYERAHEMIEAVQSLWGSWGEHAYKHDKETGHFADSSQIKPVHYQGQYLSTVGPLPIPPSEQGQPAIFQAGPSGEGIKLAGRFASGVYANPFTIEESREYREILRQSAVEHGRSADDINIFTGFMFTIADTREEALARRRQVMNFDPVETEQRLDYLSAMVGVNLKSLDVERPLPQGVREMLQAHWQDPRSPRAVELLKEGYSPMDTLAMGVINYHPVVVGTAKDVADFLQEWFESGATDGFSIVPDLAHDGVKRFVEEVVPILQERGIFHKDYEGATLRENLDLPYQYGLREED
- the rplL gene encoding 50S ribosomal protein L7/L12; translation: MALNIENIIAEIKEATILELNDLVKAIEEEFGVTAAAPVAAAAAGAADAGAAKDSFDVELTAAGDKKVGVIKVVREITGEGLKEAKAIVDGAPSVIKEGASEAEANEIKEKLEAAGASVTLK
- the rplJ gene encoding 50S ribosomal protein L10; amino-acid sequence: MSEAIIAKKAEQVSVVAEKMKAAASIVVVDSRGLTVDQDTVLRRNLRESDVEFKVIKNSILSRAAEEAGLSELKELFVGPSAVAFSNEDVIAPAKVISEFAKDAEALEIKGGVVDGSFTSVEEINALASLPNKEGMLSMLLSVLQAPVRNVAYAVKAVAEKDEDGAA
- a CDS encoding cadmium resistance transporter, whose amino-acid sequence is MLQTIMSALAVFVSTSIDYVVLLFIIFASLGRKQFVKVLTGQYIGISLLVIVSLLIAYLFRFIPEDWMIGLLGFIPIALGIRYAFYGEAEEDDEAVKTKLDNEREVLLAVTTLTIASGADNLGVYIPYFAGLSWDQLTIALLIFIVATFLLNWTIYQVADNSWIADAVERVEKRLLPLVLIGLGLYLLIENGTVSHLLNIG